In Nocardioides sp., the following proteins share a genomic window:
- a CDS encoding transglutaminase-like domain-containing protein: MSRRRAERSVLPTRDQWWDAAFLVVGSATALLGLGSTYPGWSFLVVGMAGLLLAMVIAHLTHVSRLPGVAAVAGAIVAFFLLGPVLCLRAEGYVLPGPGAWSALTDQVVFGWKDLLTTLPPIDGRGPLLVLPFVLGLSTGLLGTLGARVQAGPAWLRVVLPVFAPLLLLAAVILLGLRQPHHLMLSGGLTAAAALGWLILRSHRTQTQVRGGAGRLSRLAAGGAILALAAGAASPVATWATGGDDKGRVVLRTYVEPPFDVGQYPSPLAGFRTYVKYPSNPPKSNVYDRELLTVQGMPAGRRLRFAVLDNYDGVVWGASNQALPGVDNDTYQRVGPSLDNDTDGEEIEAKVVLGEAYKGVWLPLAGNLQDIDFETQADLHSQEFRYNLEAAGGVMPTGLRPGDAYTFTSVIPADDVTEKEQPSAVLSSAGMDQPWLVEAADKLSDPAAPPMQRVFQIANKLHSQGKYSDGVAGREVIYTPGHYVERLGRGFLNATQIVGNAEQYSAAMALLANSVGVPARVVLGAVVPEGGQVKGADVTAWVELRVADGSWRTLSTETYMSRQKPADEQTKKKQQQSGVVIPPPAQVPPPSTMGEQTDTEITPRVIKQAEKKKAIATMPSWLRAILLYAGGPLLGIALLLAMIVGLKVLRRRRRRTAGATSSRIVSGWRELTDHARDLGVAVPTRGVTRSEQAALLPSGGASALARRTDLVVFAPTAPDSDAVTAYWAEVAAERRALSEGASRLRRWRAVVDPRTLFRR, encoded by the coding sequence ATGAGCCGCCGACGTGCCGAGCGGTCGGTGCTGCCGACGCGCGACCAATGGTGGGACGCCGCCTTCCTGGTCGTGGGCTCCGCCACGGCCTTGCTCGGCCTCGGCTCGACCTACCCGGGATGGAGTTTCCTCGTGGTCGGGATGGCCGGCCTCCTGCTGGCGATGGTGATCGCTCATCTCACGCACGTGTCCCGGCTCCCCGGCGTGGCCGCTGTGGCGGGGGCGATCGTGGCGTTCTTCCTGCTCGGGCCGGTGTTGTGCCTGCGTGCCGAGGGCTACGTGCTGCCCGGTCCTGGAGCGTGGAGCGCCTTGACCGATCAGGTGGTCTTCGGCTGGAAGGACCTGCTGACGACGCTGCCGCCGATCGACGGACGCGGGCCGTTGCTGGTTCTGCCCTTCGTCCTCGGACTGTCGACCGGGTTGTTGGGCACGTTGGGTGCGCGAGTGCAGGCCGGGCCCGCCTGGCTGCGCGTCGTGCTTCCGGTCTTCGCGCCGCTGCTTCTGCTCGCCGCCGTGATCCTGCTCGGCCTGCGCCAGCCCCACCATCTGATGCTGTCTGGTGGGTTGACGGCGGCTGCGGCGTTGGGGTGGCTGATCCTGCGCTCGCACCGCACCCAGACCCAGGTGCGTGGTGGCGCGGGTCGTCTGAGCAGGCTTGCCGCCGGTGGCGCGATCTTGGCGCTGGCCGCAGGCGCCGCCAGCCCGGTGGCCACCTGGGCCACCGGGGGCGACGACAAGGGCCGGGTCGTGCTCAGGACGTACGTCGAACCCCCCTTCGACGTCGGGCAGTACCCGTCGCCGTTGGCCGGCTTCCGGACCTACGTCAAGTACCCGAGCAACCCACCCAAGAGCAACGTGTACGACCGCGAACTCCTCACGGTGCAGGGAATGCCGGCGGGACGACGACTGCGCTTCGCGGTGCTCGACAACTACGACGGCGTCGTGTGGGGTGCCTCCAATCAGGCGCTCCCCGGAGTCGACAACGACACCTATCAACGTGTCGGTCCCAGTCTCGACAACGACACCGACGGCGAGGAGATCGAGGCGAAGGTGGTGCTGGGCGAGGCGTACAAGGGCGTCTGGTTGCCGTTGGCCGGCAACTTGCAAGACATCGACTTCGAGACCCAGGCGGACCTGCACTCCCAGGAGTTCCGCTACAACCTCGAGGCCGCCGGCGGCGTGATGCCCACGGGCTTGCGTCCGGGCGACGCGTACACCTTCACGTCCGTGATCCCGGCCGACGACGTGACCGAGAAGGAGCAGCCGTCGGCCGTGCTGAGCAGTGCCGGGATGGACCAGCCGTGGCTGGTCGAGGCCGCTGACAAGCTGTCCGATCCCGCGGCGCCACCGATGCAGCGGGTCTTCCAGATCGCCAACAAACTGCACAGCCAGGGCAAGTACTCCGACGGAGTGGCGGGCCGCGAGGTCATCTACACGCCCGGTCACTACGTCGAGCGGCTGGGGCGCGGCTTCCTCAACGCGACTCAGATCGTCGGCAACGCCGAGCAGTACTCCGCGGCGATGGCACTGCTGGCCAACAGTGTCGGCGTGCCGGCTCGCGTCGTGCTGGGCGCCGTGGTGCCCGAAGGCGGCCAGGTCAAGGGTGCGGACGTGACCGCCTGGGTGGAACTTCGGGTCGCCGACGGATCCTGGCGCACGCTGTCGACCGAGACCTACATGTCGCGCCAGAAACCGGCTGACGAACAGACCAAGAAGAAGCAGCAACAGTCCGGCGTGGTCATCCCGCCCCCCGCGCAGGTGCCCCCGCCCTCCACGATGGGGGAGCAGACCGACACCGAGATCACCCCTCGCGTCATCAAGCAGGCGGAGAAGAAGAAGGCGATCGCCACGATGCCTTCGTGGCTGCGCGCGATCCTGCTGTACGCGGGTGGCCCGCTGCTCGGCATCGCGCTGCTGTTGGCGATGATCGTCGGGCTCAAAGTACTGCGTCGGCGCCGTCGTCGTACGGCTGGTGCGACCTCGTCGCGGATCGTCAGTGGCTGGCGGGAGTTGACCGACCATGCCCGCGACCTGGGCGTGGCCGTACCCACCCGCGGCGTCACCCGTAGCGAACAGGCGGCGCTGTTGCCGTCGGGGGGTGCGTCGGCGTTGGCCCGGCGTACGGATCTCGTGGTGTTCGCGCCGACGGCTCCCGACTCCGATGCGGTGACGGCGTACTGGGCCGAGGTGGCCGCCGAACGCCGCGCGCTCTCCGAGGGAGCATCACGGCTGCGACGCTGGCGCGCGGTCGTGGACCCGCGTACTCTGTTCCGGCGTTGA
- the infA gene encoding translation initiation factor IF-1 → MPKKEGVIEIEGTVVEALPNAMFRVELSNGHKVLAHISGKMRQHYIRILPEDRVVVELSPYDLTRGRIVYRYK, encoded by the coding sequence ATGCCGAAGAAAGAAGGCGTGATCGAGATCGAGGGCACCGTCGTGGAGGCCCTCCCCAACGCCATGTTCCGAGTCGAACTCTCGAACGGACACAAGGTGCTCGCCCACATCAGCGGCAAGATGCGCCAGCACTACATCCGGATCCTCCCCGAGGACCGCGTGGTGGTGGAACTTTCTCCGTACGACCTCACGCGGGGTCGCATCGTCTACCGGTACAAGTAA
- the rpmJ gene encoding 50S ribosomal protein L36 translates to MKVNPSVKPMCDKCKVIRRHGRVMVICENPRHKQRQG, encoded by the coding sequence ATGAAGGTCAACCCCTCCGTCAAGCCCATGTGCGACAAGTGCAAGGTGATTCGTCGCCACGGTCGTGTCATGGTGATCTGCGAGAACCCGCGCCACAAGCAGCGTCAGGGCTGA
- the rpsM gene encoding 30S ribosomal protein S13, protein MARLVGVDLPRDKRIEVALTYIYGIGRTTAQKLLETTGVSPDLRVHQLGDEELVKLRDAIEAEYKIEGDLRREVQADIRRKIEIGSYQGRRHRMGLPVRGQRTKTNARTRKGPKRTVAGKKKAK, encoded by the coding sequence ATGGCTCGCCTCGTTGGTGTGGACCTGCCGCGCGACAAGCGCATCGAGGTCGCACTCACCTACATCTACGGCATTGGCCGTACCACCGCCCAGAAGCTCCTGGAGACCACCGGCGTCAGCCCGGACCTCCGTGTGCACCAGCTGGGTGACGAGGAGCTGGTCAAGCTCCGCGACGCGATCGAAGCCGAGTACAAGATCGAAGGTGACCTCCGTCGTGAGGTCCAGGCGGACATCCGCCGCAAGATCGAGATCGGCAGCTACCAGGGTCGCCGCCACCGCATGGGCCTTCCGGTCCGCGGTCAGCGCACCAAGACCAACGCCCGCACCCGCAAGGGTCCCAAGCGCACGGTTGCCGGCAAGAAGAAGGCCAAGTGA
- the rpsK gene encoding 30S ribosomal protein S11 yields the protein MPPKSRQAAAKTKVRRKEKKNIAQGEAHIKSTFNNTIVTITDPTGAVISWASAGTVGFKGSRKSTPFAAQMAAEAAGRRAMDHGMKKIDVFVKGPGSGRETAIRSLGAIGLEVGTIQDVTPTPHNGCRPPKRRRV from the coding sequence ATGCCTCCCAAGAGCCGACAGGCTGCGGCAAAGACCAAGGTCCGCCGCAAGGAGAAGAAGAACATCGCTCAGGGCGAAGCCCACATCAAGAGCACCTTCAACAACACCATCGTCACGATCACCGACCCGACCGGTGCGGTGATCTCGTGGGCGTCCGCCGGCACCGTCGGCTTCAAGGGCTCCCGCAAGTCCACCCCGTTCGCCGCGCAGATGGCTGCCGAGGCCGCCGGACGCCGGGCGATGGATCACGGCATGAAGAAGATCGACGTCTTCGTCAAGGGTCCGGGCTCGGGCCGCGAGACGGCGATCCGTTCGCTGGGTGCGATCGGCCTTGAGGTCGGCACCATCCAGGACGTGACCCCCACGCCGCACAACGGCTGCCGGCCCCCGAAGCGGAGGCGTGTGTGA
- the rpsD gene encoding 30S ribosomal protein S4: MARYTGPLTKKSRRLGVDLVGGDAAFDKRPYPPGQHGRGRIKESEYLLQLREKQKARYTYGILERQFHNYYTEASRRQGKTGDNLLQLLECRLDNVVYRAGFARTRRHARQLVTHGHFLVNGRKVNVPSFQVTQYDIIDVREKSLEMTPFIVARETHGERIVPAWMEAHPNRMRILVHQVPTRDQIEMPIQEQLIVEFYSKK, from the coding sequence ATGGCCCGTTACACCGGTCCCTTGACCAAGAAGTCGCGTCGTCTCGGCGTCGACCTGGTCGGCGGCGACGCCGCATTCGACAAGCGCCCCTACCCTCCCGGCCAGCACGGCCGCGGTCGGATCAAGGAGAGCGAATACCTGCTCCAGCTTCGTGAGAAGCAGAAGGCCCGCTACACCTACGGCATTCTGGAGCGCCAGTTCCACAACTACTACACCGAGGCGAGCCGCCGTCAGGGCAAGACCGGTGACAACCTGCTCCAGCTGCTCGAGTGCCGTCTGGACAACGTCGTCTACCGTGCCGGCTTCGCGCGTACGCGTCGCCACGCCCGCCAGCTCGTCACGCACGGTCACTTCCTGGTCAACGGCCGCAAGGTCAACGTGCCGTCGTTCCAGGTCACGCAGTACGACATCATCGACGTGCGCGAGAAGTCGCTGGAGATGACCCCGTTCATCGTGGCTCGTGAGACCCACGGTGAGCGCATCGTTCCGGCGTGGATGGAGGCGCACCCCAACCGGATGCGCATCCTGGTGCACCAGGTGCCGACTCGCGACCAGATCGAGATGCCCATCCAGGAGCAGTTGATCGTGGAGTTCTACTCCAAGAAGTGA
- a CDS encoding DNA-directed RNA polymerase subunit alpha, translating into MLIAQRPTLSEETVDEFRSRFVIEPLEPGFGYTLGNSLRRTLLSSIPGASVTSIKVDTVLHEFSTIEGVKEDVTEIILNLKGLVVSSEHDEPVTMYLRKQGAGDVTAADIAPPAGVEVHNPDLKIATLSDNGKLEMELVVERGRGYVSAVQNKGADNEIGRMPVDSIYSPVLKVTYKVEATRVEQRTDFDKLVIDVETKPSIRPRDAIASAGKTLVELFGLARELNVEAEGIDIGPSPVDEQLAADLALPVEDLQLTVRSYNCLKREGIHTVGELIGRSEQDLLDIRNFGAKSIDEVKAKLVEMGLSLKDSAPGFDPHAALAAYGDDDDYGDEAYIEDEQL; encoded by the coding sequence GTGCTTATCGCACAGCGCCCCACCCTGTCGGAGGAGACCGTCGACGAGTTCCGCTCGCGGTTCGTCATCGAGCCTCTGGAGCCCGGCTTCGGCTACACCCTCGGCAACTCGCTTCGCCGTACGCTCCTCTCCTCGATCCCCGGTGCCTCGGTCACCAGCATCAAGGTCGACACCGTCCTGCACGAGTTCTCGACCATCGAGGGCGTCAAGGAAGACGTCACCGAGATCATCCTCAACCTCAAGGGCCTGGTCGTCTCCTCCGAGCACGACGAGCCCGTCACCATGTACCTGCGCAAGCAGGGTGCCGGTGACGTGACCGCCGCCGACATCGCGCCGCCGGCCGGTGTCGAGGTGCACAACCCCGACCTCAAGATCGCGACCTTGTCCGACAACGGCAAGCTCGAGATGGAGCTGGTCGTCGAGCGTGGCCGCGGCTACGTGTCTGCGGTGCAGAACAAGGGTGCCGACAACGAGATCGGCCGAATGCCGGTCGACTCGATCTACAGCCCCGTGCTGAAGGTCACCTACAAGGTCGAGGCCACCCGTGTCGAGCAGCGTACGGACTTCGACAAGCTCGTCATCGACGTCGAGACCAAGCCCTCGATCCGTCCCCGCGACGCGATCGCGTCGGCCGGCAAGACGCTGGTCGAGCTCTTCGGTCTTGCCCGTGAGCTCAACGTCGAGGCCGAAGGCATCGACATCGGCCCGTCGCCCGTCGACGAGCAGCTTGCTGCCGACCTGGCACTGCCGGTCGAGGACCTGCAGCTCACCGTGCGTTCCTACAACTGCCTCAAGCGCGAGGGCATCCACACCGTGGGTGAGCTCATCGGTCGCTCGGAGCAGGACCTCCTCGACATCCGCAACTTCGGTGCGAAGTCGATCGACGAGGTCAAGGCCAAGCTCGTCGAGATGGGTCTGTCCCTGAAGGACAGCGCCCCCGGCTTCGACCCGCACGCTGCGCTCGCGGCGTACGGCGACGATGACGACTACGGCGACGAGGCCTACATCGAGGACGAGCAGCTCTAA
- a CDS encoding carbohydrate kinase has product MTHALVIGEALVDVVRREGEPEVAYAGGSAANVAVALARLERDVRFATCFAEDDYGALIAAQLSDSRVRLAVDPHTIGRTSSAIASIQPDGSAEYVFDLDWRPADPGEDVPLVIHTSSIGAVLEPGADTVLEVLERFAARASISYDINARPSITGTGPEVIERVERLVSIADVVKASDEDFEALWPERSMSESLWALSELGPAAVIATRGPQGVRFVAGGQEETAPAVPTSVADTIGAGDTFGAGLIDALWQRDLLGAARRDALAELTAQEWVDPLHWAARCAAITVSRPGADPPRRADLA; this is encoded by the coding sequence ATGACGCATGCGTTGGTGATCGGCGAGGCCCTGGTCGACGTGGTGCGCCGCGAAGGTGAGCCCGAGGTCGCGTACGCGGGAGGTTCGGCGGCCAATGTCGCCGTCGCACTGGCCCGCCTGGAGCGAGACGTACGCTTCGCCACCTGTTTCGCCGAGGACGACTACGGCGCACTCATCGCGGCGCAGTTGTCCGATTCACGGGTGCGGCTGGCCGTCGACCCGCACACGATCGGGCGTACGTCTTCGGCAATCGCCAGCATCCAGCCCGACGGCTCGGCGGAGTATGTCTTCGACCTCGACTGGCGTCCGGCGGATCCTGGTGAGGACGTCCCGCTGGTGATTCATACGAGTTCGATCGGAGCCGTCCTGGAGCCGGGGGCGGATACCGTGCTGGAGGTGTTGGAGCGCTTCGCCGCCCGCGCGAGCATCTCGTACGACATCAATGCGCGACCGAGCATCACCGGAACCGGCCCCGAGGTGATCGAACGCGTCGAGCGACTCGTGTCCATCGCGGATGTGGTGAAGGCCTCCGACGAGGACTTCGAGGCGCTGTGGCCGGAGCGTTCCATGTCGGAGTCGTTGTGGGCGTTGTCCGAACTCGGCCCCGCGGCGGTGATCGCGACGCGAGGTCCCCAGGGGGTTCGTTTCGTCGCCGGTGGACAGGAGGAGACCGCGCCTGCGGTGCCGACCTCGGTGGCGGACACCATCGGCGCAGGCGACACGTTCGGCGCCGGACTCATCGACGCACTATGGCAGCGTGACCTGCTCGGCGCGGCCCGACGAGACGCCTTGGCCGAGCTGACCGCGCAGGAGTGGGTCGATCCGTTGCACTGGGCGGCGCGCTGCGCCGCGATCACGGTGTCCAGGCCGGGGGCTGACCCGCCGCGAAGGGCTGACCTGGCATAG
- a CDS encoding VOC family protein produces the protein MSTITAVTGLATCLWFDDQARHAAEFYTSLLPDSLITGSSPGGPDGEPLVVEFTLAGVPYTGLNGGPHFTLNEAVSLQVTLPDQATADLLWDTLVAEGEESQCGWLKDKYGLSWQVIPDGLVEALSGGTPEENQRATQAMLGMRRLDLAAIQAARNA, from the coding sequence GTGTCCACCATCACCGCCGTGACCGGCCTGGCCACGTGCCTGTGGTTCGACGACCAGGCCCGCCACGCCGCCGAGTTCTACACCTCGTTGCTGCCCGATTCGCTGATCACCGGGTCGTCACCCGGCGGTCCCGACGGGGAGCCACTCGTCGTGGAGTTCACGTTGGCCGGAGTGCCGTACACCGGCCTCAACGGCGGGCCGCACTTCACCCTCAACGAAGCCGTCTCGCTCCAGGTGACCCTGCCCGATCAGGCAACCGCCGACCTGCTCTGGGACACGCTGGTCGCCGAAGGCGAGGAGAGCCAGTGCGGCTGGCTCAAGGACAAGTACGGACTGTCGTGGCAGGTCATCCCCGACGGTCTCGTGGAGGCATTGTCAGGGGGAACACCCGAGGAGAACCAGCGCGCGACCCAGGCGATGCTCGGGATGCGTCGCCTCGATCTGGCCGCTATCCAGGCCGCGCGCAATGCGTGA
- a CDS encoding FAD-dependent oxidoreductase: MAANPAIVLISADHADVLEAQFARYAREYDVRVCRSAAEAYRCAYELGQADVPVALFVTETVLPDAAVLEAIGKMRRYLPTAKRVVLSPWSRFREEGPAFRPGQAAGDFDAFLLLPRGVRDEEFHSAIVELLNDWGATVAAPVVDSMKIISPTRDGLAYALKEFADRVGAPCQIHHPDSDVGREVVARFTGPADHWPVVDAFGLEATHITSVRDISTRLYGRPDDIDVTEVVDLCVVGAGPAGLAASVYGSSEGLSTVTIESDVIGGQAGTSSMIRNYLGFPRGISGMRLAQRARTQALRFGTRFFTGWPVESLSVGRDGEPHVVRTDGGDVRARAVVIATGVAYRRLDIAELEELVGRGVHYGAAMAAAREMQGADVIVVGGGNSAGQAAVHLARFARSVTILVRRPDLTATMSAYLIHEIEFSPRIQVVGDSHIVNGGGEAALEWVEIENLHTRERVRRDVRGLFLLLGAEPRCDWLSPEVARDERGFVLTGRDVPQRAWSDGIPPADLATTVPGIFAAGDIRAGSMKRVAAASGEGASVVSLVHTYLG; the protein is encoded by the coding sequence ATGGCCGCCAACCCCGCGATCGTCTTGATCAGCGCCGACCACGCCGATGTCCTTGAGGCACAGTTCGCCCGCTATGCGCGCGAGTACGACGTCCGGGTCTGCCGCAGTGCCGCCGAGGCGTACCGGTGTGCGTACGAACTCGGCCAAGCGGACGTGCCGGTCGCGTTGTTCGTCACCGAGACCGTGCTGCCCGACGCTGCGGTGTTGGAGGCGATCGGCAAGATGCGCAGATACCTCCCGACCGCCAAGCGCGTCGTGTTGTCGCCGTGGTCGAGGTTCCGCGAGGAAGGCCCGGCGTTTCGTCCGGGCCAGGCAGCCGGCGATTTCGACGCGTTCTTGTTGTTGCCTCGTGGAGTGCGCGACGAGGAGTTCCACTCCGCGATCGTCGAGTTGCTCAACGACTGGGGAGCGACGGTGGCCGCGCCCGTCGTCGATTCGATGAAGATCATCTCGCCCACGCGTGACGGGTTGGCGTACGCCCTCAAGGAATTCGCTGACCGCGTCGGCGCGCCCTGCCAGATCCACCATCCCGACAGCGACGTGGGACGCGAAGTGGTGGCGCGCTTCACCGGACCCGCCGACCACTGGCCGGTCGTGGACGCGTTCGGACTCGAAGCCACCCACATCACCTCGGTACGCGACATCTCCACCCGCCTCTACGGCCGCCCCGACGACATCGACGTCACCGAGGTCGTCGACCTGTGCGTGGTCGGCGCGGGACCGGCCGGTCTGGCCGCGAGCGTGTACGGCTCCTCGGAGGGGTTGTCGACGGTGACCATCGAGAGTGACGTGATCGGCGGTCAGGCCGGGACGAGTTCGATGATCCGCAACTATCTCGGATTCCCACGTGGCATCTCCGGGATGCGACTGGCCCAGCGCGCGCGGACGCAGGCCTTGCGCTTCGGCACGCGCTTCTTCACCGGCTGGCCGGTGGAATCGCTATCGGTAGGACGTGACGGTGAGCCGCACGTCGTACGCACGGACGGTGGCGACGTGCGCGCCCGTGCCGTCGTGATCGCGACCGGTGTCGCCTACCGGCGCCTCGACATTGCCGAGCTGGAGGAGCTTGTCGGGCGCGGGGTGCACTACGGCGCGGCGATGGCGGCGGCCCGGGAGATGCAGGGGGCGGATGTGATCGTGGTCGGCGGCGGCAACTCCGCCGGCCAGGCCGCCGTCCACCTGGCCCGGTTCGCCAGATCGGTGACGATCCTCGTACGCCGCCCCGACCTCACCGCCACGATGAGTGCGTACCTGATCCACGAGATCGAGTTCAGCCCGAGGATCCAGGTTGTGGGCGACTCCCACATCGTGAACGGCGGCGGCGAGGCGGCGTTGGAGTGGGTCGAGATCGAGAACCTGCACACTCGCGAGCGCGTCCGGCGAGACGTCCGCGGGCTCTTCCTGCTGCTCGGCGCCGAACCCCGCTGCGACTGGCTGTCACCCGAAGTCGCCCGCGACGAGCGTGGTTTCGTGCTCACCGGGCGTGACGTGCCCCAGCGGGCCTGGTCCGACGGAATACCGCCCGCCGATCTGGCCACCACGGTGCCGGGGATCTTCGCGGCCGGGGACATCCGCGCGGGGTCGATGAAACGCGTCGCCGCTGCCAGCGGCGAGGGGGCGAGCGTGGTGTCGCTGGTCCACACCTACCTGGGTTGA
- the truA gene encoding tRNA pseudouridine(38-40) synthase TruA — translation MRMRIDLAYDGTGFHGWAAQPGLRTVQGEFEAALSTVLRVPELAAVVAGRTDTGVHARGQVVHVDVPSGVVEESAGRALGDPYDALVRRLNGVLPVDVRVSRALPAAPGFDARFGATWRRYVYRVTDGVPDPLTRGFVLSWPKALDVDAMNEASAQLLGLRDFAAFCKRREGATTIRTLLDFRWARDGAALTAHVRADAFCHSMVRSLVGCVLAVGDGRRGVRWAAQVAAAAVRDSAVAVAPAHGLTLEEVGYPVDAELEAQAIRARSRRDA, via the coding sequence GTGCGGATGCGGATCGACCTCGCCTACGACGGGACCGGCTTCCATGGCTGGGCGGCGCAGCCGGGTCTGCGTACGGTCCAGGGTGAGTTCGAGGCGGCGTTGTCGACGGTGCTGCGGGTGCCCGAACTTGCCGCGGTGGTGGCAGGTCGTACGGACACGGGCGTGCACGCGCGGGGACAGGTCGTCCACGTGGACGTGCCCAGCGGAGTCGTCGAGGAGTCGGCGGGCCGGGCACTCGGAGATCCGTACGACGCGCTGGTCCGTCGGTTGAACGGCGTGCTGCCGGTCGACGTCCGGGTGAGCCGCGCCCTGCCCGCCGCCCCCGGATTCGACGCGAGATTCGGCGCGACCTGGCGCCGCTATGTCTACCGCGTGACCGATGGCGTACCCGACCCGCTGACGCGTGGATTCGTGCTGTCCTGGCCCAAAGCCCTCGACGTGGACGCGATGAACGAGGCGTCGGCGCAGTTGCTCGGGCTTCGCGACTTCGCGGCCTTCTGCAAGCGCCGCGAGGGGGCGACGACGATCCGTACGCTGCTCGACTTCAGGTGGGCACGCGACGGCGCCGCCCTCACGGCACACGTTCGCGCCGACGCGTTCTGTCACTCCATGGTGCGCTCTTTGGTGGGATGTGTGCTCGCGGTGGGGGACGGACGACGCGGCGTGCGCTGGGCCGCGCAGGTCGCGGCGGCAGCCGTACGCGACTCCGCCGTCGCCGTGGCCCCGGCGCACGGCCTGACCTTGGAGGAGGTCGGCTACCCGGTCGATGCCGAACTCGAGGCCCAAGCAATCCGCGCCCGATCCAGGAGAGATGCATGA
- a CDS encoding methyltransferase has product MSDDHYFAADPGVPFERESFSCEVWGRELTLTSGAGVFSRGHLDHATGVLFREVEAPVQGRFLDLGCGYGVIGLAIAQAVPLANVIGVDVNERAVALANENARALGLSGRFVATLPAQVPSDWSFDEIWSNPPIRIGKAALHDLLLTWLPRLEPGGRMVMVVGKNLGADSLQRWLGEQGWPTTRLASAKGFRVLESRR; this is encoded by the coding sequence ATGAGCGACGACCACTACTTCGCCGCCGATCCCGGCGTCCCCTTCGAGCGCGAATCCTTCAGCTGCGAGGTGTGGGGACGTGAGTTGACGCTGACCTCCGGCGCGGGCGTCTTCAGCCGGGGTCACCTCGACCATGCGACCGGCGTGCTGTTTCGCGAGGTCGAGGCTCCGGTGCAGGGACGGTTCCTCGATCTGGGTTGTGGCTATGGCGTGATCGGGCTGGCGATCGCACAGGCGGTGCCGTTGGCCAACGTGATCGGCGTCGACGTCAACGAACGCGCGGTGGCGCTGGCCAACGAGAACGCCCGCGCGTTGGGGCTCTCGGGTCGTTTCGTCGCCACGCTTCCGGCGCAGGTGCCCAGCGACTGGTCCTTCGACGAGATCTGGTCCAACCCGCCGATCCGGATCGGCAAGGCGGCGCTGCACGACCTGCTGTTGACCTGGCTGCCCCGGCTGGAGCCAGGGGGACGGATGGTGATGGTGGTCGGCAAGAACCTCGGCGCCGACTCGCTCCAACGTTGGCTCGGCGAGCAGGGCTGGCCGACCACCAGGCTGGCGTCGGCGAAGGGCTTCCGGGTGCTGGAGTCGCGGCGCTGA